From the Polaribacter tangerinus genome, the window TGACAATTATTTCCTTACTTTTGCACATTATTAAAATTATACAACTTACAGTTCGATGAAAACAGTTCAGTTTAGAGAAGCAATTTGCGAGGCCATGAGTGAAGAAATGCGCAGAGATGAGAGCATTTACTTAATGGGTGAAGAAGTTGCAGAATATAATGGTGCTTACAAAGCAAGTAAAGGAATGTTAGACGAGTTTGGTGCAAAGAGAGTTATTGATACTCCGATTGCTGAGCTAGGTTTTGCAGGAATTGCAATTGGTTCTGCCATGAATGGTAACAGACCTATTGTAGAGTATATGACGTTTAACTTCTCTTTGGTTGGAATTGATCAGATTATAAACAACGCCGCAAAAATTAGACAAATGTCTGGTGGTCAATTTAATTGTCCAATTGTTTTTCGTGGTCCCACTGCTTCTGCAGGTCAGTTAGGTGCTACGCATTCTCAGGCTTTTGAAAACTGGTTTGCAAACACTCCTGGTTTAAAAGTAATTGTTCCTTCGAATCCTTATGATGCAAAAGGTCTTTTAAAAGCTGCTATTAGAGATGACGATCCAGTTATTTTTATGGAATCTGAGCAAATGTATGGTGATAAAATGGAAATTCCTGAAGGTGAATATCTTATTCCTATTGGTGTTGCCGATATTAAAAGAGAGGGAACTGATGTAACGATCGTCTCTTTTGGAAAAATAATTAAAGAAGCCTACACAGCTGCTGATGAGCTAGCTAAAGAAAATATATCTGTAGAAATTATCGACCTAAGAACGGTAAGACCTATGGATCATGCTGCCATAATTAAGTCTGTAAAAAAGACAAATAGATTGGTAGTACTAGAAGAAGCATGGCCTTTTGCAAGTGTTGCATCAGAAATTACCTACAGAATTCAGGATGAGGCATTTGATTATTTAGATGCTCCAATTAAAAGAATTACTACGGCGGATACGCCTGCTCCATATTCTCCTGTATTATTAGAAAAATGGATACCGAATGCCAATGATGTTGTAAATGCTGTAAAAGAAGTAATGTATATTAAGAAATAGTAATACAATAATATTAACAAATAAATCCTTTTTTCATCACTTTGAAAAGAGGATTTTTTAATGAATAAAAATCACGCTTGTTGCAGCCATAAAAACTTTACAAATAGCAAACAAATAGACATCAAATTATACCCAAAAAAACAATCTATTTGTTATTTTTGCAGCAAAATTAATAGAAAATTAGACGTATGAGTAGTCACAAAGAAAATATAACTTTCGATGTTTTAATCGAAATACCTAAAGGAAGTAGAAACAAATATGAATACGATTTTGATTTGCACAAAATACGTTTCGATAGAATGTTATTCTCTTCGATGATGTATCCTGCAGATTATGGTTTTGTTCCTGAAACCCTTGCATTAGACGGAGACCCATTAGATGTTCTTGTACTTGGTCACGAACCTACTTTTCCAATGTGTGTTGTTGAAGTAAAACCAATTGGAGTATTTCATATGGCAGACGAAAAAGGACCGGATGAAAAAATTATTTGTGTACCAGTTTCTGATCCTATTTGGAATGATAAAGGAGATCTTTCTGACTTAAACCCTCACAGACTAAAAGAAATAGAACACTTTTTTAAAGTTT encodes:
- a CDS encoding inorganic diphosphatase; the encoded protein is MSSHKENITFDVLIEIPKGSRNKYEYDFDLHKIRFDRMLFSSMMYPADYGFVPETLALDGDPLDVLVLGHEPTFPMCVVEVKPIGVFHMADEKGPDEKIICVPVSDPIWNDKGDLSDLNPHRLKEIEHFFKVYKDLEKKKVDLGAWGDAGEAKQIYKDCVSRYENSEHKKTNNFKI
- a CDS encoding pyruvate dehydrogenase complex E1 component subunit beta produces the protein MKTVQFREAICEAMSEEMRRDESIYLMGEEVAEYNGAYKASKGMLDEFGAKRVIDTPIAELGFAGIAIGSAMNGNRPIVEYMTFNFSLVGIDQIINNAAKIRQMSGGQFNCPIVFRGPTASAGQLGATHSQAFENWFANTPGLKVIVPSNPYDAKGLLKAAIRDDDPVIFMESEQMYGDKMEIPEGEYLIPIGVADIKREGTDVTIVSFGKIIKEAYTAADELAKENISVEIIDLRTVRPMDHAAIIKSVKKTNRLVVLEEAWPFASVASEITYRIQDEAFDYLDAPIKRITTADTPAPYSPVLLEKWIPNANDVVNAVKEVMYIKK